The Sphingobacteriales bacterium region TCCAGTAGGGACGACACAATTCGTTATGAAAGTTGAATGACAGATTTAATAAGGTTTTTTGACTAACTCACCCCCGACCCCTCTCTTTCGAAAAGAGAGGGGAGCTAATGACGTCTCCGTATCTAAGACTGTTTCATAAAATAAAAAACTGAGTCCCGTAGGGACGGCACAATTTCAAGTGAATTCAGAATTAACTTTAAACAGGCTGAAGGCAGTCTTCAGCAGGCAGGAAAGACGCGGAAAATGGATCATGGAAGCCTGATCCCGTTTATTTTCGTTTTCTTTCCAGTTTTACAAATATATTTTCCCTAAATCTTCTGCTATTTTTAAGTATTTATCAAAATACTCATTATCAATGGTTTCCGAATTTGCTTTTTCAAAATCTTCACCCATTTTATTCAAAACGTCTATCGGAAGAAATTTTTCTGCCATGGGGTACAAAATATGGTTTTCCTTGTGGATATGATTGGTCAGTAATAATCCGTAATTCATCAGATTGTTCTCCATTTCGGCAAGGGCTGATAAATCTCCATTTTTAAAGCGCTCAATAGCCTCAATAGTATTTCTGACATAAGCTCTTCCCTCGTCATGTTCCATCAGCATGACGCCAATCGGACCACCTTCGCGGGGCATCCCATATTTTTCCATTTCAGCAAACAAAACATCTTCTTCTTTCAGATGATGATATTTGTCTGCAAAATTCCGGATAAAATCCACCACCATTTCAACATGACCGATATTGATTGCTGTTTTGTCTTCTGACCCGGTAAA contains the following coding sequences:
- a CDS encoding hemerythrin; amino-acid sequence: MKAIDILVKEHDSILSMIEIIRKIFTGSEDKTAINIGHVEMVVDFIRNFADKYHHLKEEDVLFAEMEKYGMPREGGPIGVMLMEHDEGRAYVRNTIEAIERFKNGDLSALAEMENNLMNYGLLLTNHIHKENHILYPMAEKFLPIDVLNKMGEDFEKANSETIDNEYFDKYLKIAEDLGKIYL